One Tachysurus fulvidraco isolate hzauxx_2018 chromosome 2, HZAU_PFXX_2.0, whole genome shotgun sequence DNA segment encodes these proteins:
- the klhdc7a gene encoding kelch domain-containing protein 7A has protein sequence MPIADLLGVHFDMQLLAKLTASAAAILFVTWVFRFYSSRARGQARAKKRLPPPRSTQPSPETCSPCKTVLDPLKDKEIEENGGENRSRQSTVDSGQGILQLQKTDDKVKKEENKEMDFFVSDTEGSSSLLSGVERNTEGDTKSVDVVTNAQGSSVLFSGVKRNIEVDKKSEDFVTNPEEISLSSSGVECNIKECKKSEDIVTNTEGSSLEKKPEEFVTSPEGKLSPASGVEGNMGDFLDKAEREIKVNKAELTLLTPGLDVRVASPSGRRSPCQLKKLDGGVEVGRELRQNMGHPGTFSSFQSKAEIKVENADLVIEGPGDQSTAVRGKIYDYFVETSSQSVSDLSPTHSRSPIYGPYEASIKDKPRTPSPLPSSLIIRDLDIVIDSERVSQIPIRSETGRHLRHGLIRKDSYLAAAAESEVQIPFPPPVTQCRSPTLLNDFSTNSTESSKQIQFSEDPQVETVARAQFFHLPVENIGNAELESLTGKLDLGNCLEALMLAKKHRHNALQQAALRVMSDNYFQVLRDPNLYGRLKAGERDQIQRQRSRGKRHLMVADMDSPDRTRSHSRSTDSYIVRGASGLFYYDDYKDTWDLQCQIPQEVSSEGCAMCTMDNYLFVAVGFQCTLPSRKVFCYNPMTSIWSEICPMNEARPHCKLVALHDHVYAIGGECLSTVERYDPRTNRWTFVAPLPNETFAVAHRATACNGELFVSGGTLKYTLLRYNPKTDVWRQSLIIGTKERTTEMVAVRNFLYRFDVNPYIGISVYRYHVVAKLWYECCSKQIPHCPPFQCVTMDDVIYCVNRQFTMRFLADEKSPGFVADDLQILTQSKGILFPFILALPDKRTLQTSV, from the coding sequence ATGCCAATAGCGGACTTGCTGGGAGTGCACTTTGACATGCAGCTCCTGGCCAAGCTGACTGCGTCTGCTGCTGCTATTCTTTTCGTCACCTGGGTCTTCCGATTTTATAGCTCCAGGGCTCGAGGCCAAGCAAGAGCCAAGAAGAGACTACCTCCTCCCAGGAGCACTCAACCAAGTCCTGAAACCTGCAGCCCTTGCAAAACGGTGTTAGATCCTCTAAAAGACAAAGAGATAGAGGAAAATGGTGGAGAAAACCGGTCTAGGCAGTCCACTGTGGATTCTGGGCAAGGCATTCTTCAACTACAAAAAACAGATGACAAGGTTAAAAAGGAAGAGAATAAAGAGATGGATTTCTTTGTTTCTGACACAGAGGGAAGTTCCTCACTGCTCTCTGGTGTGGAACGCAACACAGAAGGGGATACAAAGTCTGTGGATGTTGTGACCAATGCACAAGGAAGTTCTGTGCTTTTCTCCGGTGTGAAGCGCAACATAGAAGTGGATAAAAAGTCTGAGGATTTTGTGACAAATCCAGAGGAAATTTCATTGTCATCCTCTGGTGTGGAATGTAACATTAAAGAGTGTAAAAAGTCTGAGGACATTGTGACCAATACAGAGGGAAGTTCCTTGGAGAAAAAGCCTGAAGAATTTGTGACCAGTCCAGAGGGGAAATTGTCACCTGCCTCTGGTGTGGAGGGTAACATGGGGGACTTCTTGGacaaggcagagagagagattaaagtcAACAAAGCAGAACTGACTCTACTGACACCTGGTTTAGATGTCAGAGTGGCAAGTCCAAGTGGACGTCGTTCGCCATGCCAGCTTAAAAAGCTGGATGGTGGAGTTGAAGTTGGCAGAGAGCTCAGACAGAATATGGGTCATCCTGGAACTTTTTCCAGTTTCCAGTCGAAGGCAGAGATCAAAGTGGAGAATGCTGACCTGGTAATAGAGGGGCCTGGAGATCAAAGCACAGCAGTTCGTGGTAAgatttatgattattttgtCGAGACATCCTCACAGTCAGTTTCAGATTTAAGCCCCACCCATTCTAGAAGTCCAATTTATGGACCATATGAAGCCAGCATAAAGGATAAACCCCGGACACCGAGTCCCTTGCCTTCATCTTTAATCATTAGAGATCTGGACATTGTAATTGACTCAGAAAGAGTGTCTCAAATTCCCATCAGATCAGAAACTGGAAGACATCTCAGACATGGACTAATTCGCAAGGACAGTTATCTTGCTGCTGCTGCAGAGTCAGAAGTCCAGATCCCTTTTCCTCCTCCTGTGACTCAATGCCGCTCACCCACACTTCTAAATGATTTCTCAACAAACTCCACAGAGTcatcaaaacaaatacaattctCTGAGGATCCACAAGTGGAAACAGTGGCTAGGGCCCAATTTTTTCACCTTCCTGTGGAGAACATAGGAAATGCAGAACTGGAGAGTTTAACTGGAAAACTTGACCTGGGCAATTGTCTGGAAGCACTGATGCTTGCCAAGAAACATAGACACAATGCTCTTCAGCAAGCTGCTCTGAGAGTTATGTCAGACAATTACTTTCAGGTTCTACGAGATCCAAACCTGTACGGTCGACTTAAGGCAGGTGAGCGAGACCAGATCCAGAGGCAACGCAGTAGAGGCAAAAGACACCTCATGGTCGCAGACATGGACTCCCCAGATAGGACCAGAAGTCATTCACGGTCTACAGACTCCTACATTGTAAGAGGAGCTAGTGGACTTTTTTACTATGATGATTACAAAGACACATGGGATCTTCAGTGCCAAATCCCTCAGGAAGTCTCATCCGAGGGCTGTGCAATGTGCACCATGGATAACTATCTGTTTGTAGCTGTAGGCTTCCAATGCACATTACCATCAAGAAAGGTGTTTTGCTACAACCCCATGACCTCCATTTGGAGTGAAATCTGTCCAATGAATGAGGCCAGGCCTCATTGCAAGCTTGTAGCTCTACATGACCATGTGTATGCCATCGGAGGGGAGTGTCTCTCAACAGTGGAGCGTTATGACCCTAGGACTAACAGATGGACCTTTGTCGCACCACTACCCAATGAGACTTTTGCGGTTGCCCATCGGGCTACGGCTTGCAACGGTGAGCTGTTTGTTTCCGGTGGCACCCTGAAGTATACACTCTTGCGCTACAACCCCAAAACTGATGTCTGGCGACAGAGCTTGATTATAGGCACCAAAGAAAGGACGACAGAAATGGTAGCAGTTCGTAACTTCCTTTATCGGTTTGACGTTAACCCTTACATAGGGATCAGTGTGTATCGCTACCATGTTGTGGCCAAGCTATGGTATGAGTGCTGTTCTAAGCAAATTCCACACTGCCCGCCCTTTCAGTGTGTCACTATGGATGATGTCATCTATTGTGTAAATCGGCAGTTTACTATGAGGTTCTTAGCTGATGAAAAATCTCCAGGCTTTGTGGCGGACGATTTACAAATCCTCACACAATCTAAGGGTATTTTATTCCCTTTTATTCTTGCACTGCCTGATAAACGTACTCTTCAAACCAGCGTTTGA